Within the Opitutaceae bacterium TAV5 genome, the region CGCCCAATGTGATGATCGGCAATGTCGTGCTGGTGAAGCACGCCTCCATCGTCCCGCAATGCGCCATCGCCATCGAGGAGATCTTCAAGGAGGCGGGCGCCCCCGCCGGCGTTTATACCAACCTGCTGATCCCGGGCGGGAAAATCTCCGCCCTCGTCGCCGACGACCGGATCAAGGGCGCGTCCCTCACCGGCAGCGAGGAGGCGGGCGCGAGCCTGGCGGCAGCCGCCGGCAAGAGCCTGAAAAAATCCGTCCTCGAACTCGGCGGCAGCGACGCCTTCATCGTGCTGGAGGATGCCGACATCGACAAGGCCGTCGAATGGGCCTGGGTCGGGCGCATGAACAACACCGGCCAGTGTTGCGTCGCCGCCAAGCGCCTCATCGTCGTGGAAGCCGTGGCCGGCGCGTTCACGAAAAAATTCGTCGCCCGCATGAGCAATCTGCGCGCGGGCGATCCGCTCGACAAAACCACGCAGCTCGGCCCCCTGAGTTCGGAGGAAGCCGCCGTGCACCTCGACGAGCAGGTCCGGCGCACGGTCAAGGGCGGCGCCACCGTCCTGCTCGGCGGCAAGCGTCTCGCACGCAAGGGCGCATTCTTCGAGGTCACCGTGCTCACGGACATCAAGCCCGACAACCCCGCCTACTACGAAGAACTCTTCGGCCCGGTGGCGGCCATCTATCGCGTGGCCGACGAGGCGGCGGCCGTGGCGCTGGCCAACGATTCGCCCTTCGGCCTCGGCGGCTCCGTCTTCACCCGCGACATCGAACGCGGCAAGCGCATCGCGGGCCGGATCGACACCGGCATGGTGTTCATCAACCACCCGACCTGGACCGCGCCCGAGCTGCCCTTCGGCGGCGTGAAACGCTCGGGCTACGGCCGCGAACTCTCGTCCCTCGGCGTGGAGGAATTCGTCAACAAGAAGCTCATCCGCGTCTCGGATGTGAACGACCCGTTCTGAGCGGCGGCGGAAAAGCGGCCGACTTGGAGGAGCGGCGGCGTCCCCGCCGCCGGACGGGACAAAAGTCCCGCAGGAGTGGGCACGCTGATGCGCGTCCGGCGACGAGGACGTCGGCCGCTCCAATGCCTGGAGTTTGCTCCGGGCATTTTCAGTCTGAAATTCGCGATTGAAACCGCGGATTTCACCGATGGCTGAAGATGATCAGGGCATTACGGTTCCTACGACCGTAACCCGGAACTGTCTGCTCGCCGCGCCGCCCGCGGCCGGACAAGTTCCTCCCTCCGAATCTCCAGCTCCCGCTCATGGAAGGCATCGATCTCATCCAGGACCTCGCCATCACGCTGCTCGCGGCCGGCATCGCGGGCGTGCTCTGCAAGCGCGCCGGCCTTTCCGTCATCGTCGGCTACCTGCTGGCCGGCATCGTCATCGGCCCCTACACGCCGCCGTTCTCGCTCATCACCGACGTGCCGCGCATCGAGACGCTTTCACAGGTGGGGCTCACGTTCCTCATGTTTTCCATCGGGCTCGGCTTCAGCCTCACCAAGCTCCGCCAGATGGGCGCGGGCGCGTTCGTCGCCACGATCCTCGCCGCGCTGCTGGTGTTCAACTTCACGCAACTCATCGGCCTGATCGCGGGCTGGTCACACCTGCAAGGCCTCTTCGTCGCCGCCATCTTCATGGTCTCCAGTTCGGCGGTGGTGGCGAAGGTCGTGCGCGAACTCAACCTGGACCACGACCGCACCGGGCAACTCGCGGTCGGGGTCACGGTCAACGAGGACGTGGTGGCGGTGGTCATGCTCGCCGTGCTGGCCGGGCAGAGCGCCGCCGGGGCCGCCTCCGTCCACCTCGGCAGCCTCGTCACCGGGTTGATCGCCTTCGTCGCGCTGCTGCTGGTCTCCGGCCTGCTCTTCGTTCCCCGCCTGCTGCGGCGGATGGAGCTCGCTCACACCGATCCCGAACTGCGCACGCTGCTCGTCGCCGGGCTGCTCTTCCTCATGGCGCTGGTTGCGGTCAAGGCCGGCTACTCGCTCGCCCTCGGCGCCTTCCTCCTCGGCGCGATCGTCGCGGAGATGCCGCAGAAGCCGGGAATCGAAAAGGCGTTCGCCGGCACGCGCGACATGTTCAGCAGCGTGTTCTTCGTGTCCATCGGCATGATGATCGACGTGCGCCTCTTCGGCGAAGTCTGGCCGGCCATCCTCGGGCTGGGCCTGCTGATGATCGCCGTGCGCGTGGTGGCCGTCTGGCTGGCGCTGATCGCGGTCGGCGAACCCTCGGCGGAGGCCCGCCGCGCCGGACTGATGCTCATCCCCATCGGCGAATTTTCGTTCCTGACCGCGCAGATGGGCGTGAAGTCGGGCGCGCTGCCCGCCAAGGCCTATCCCGTCGTGGTCGGCATCTCGATCCTCACGGTCTTCGTCACGCCCTTCCTCAATCAACACGCCGGCCCCTTGCTGCGCGGGTGCGACCGCCTCGAGCCCGGCTGGTTCAAGCGCGGCCTCGACGCCTGGCACCGGTGGCTGGCGCAGCTCGCCGGGCTGGGCCACGGGCGGCGCTGGTGGGAACTGGGCCGCCACCACGTGATCCTGCTCACCCTGCACCTGCTGCTGCTCACGGGGCTGACCACGTTTTCCGAACTGATCTTCCGATCCATCCAGCAGAGCCCGCTGGCGGCCAACCTCGATCCCCTCGGGTTCAAGGTGATTTTCTGGGTAGTGTTTGGCTGCGTGCTGCTCATCCCGCTGATCGCGCTCTGGCGCGCGCTCTCGGCGCTCGCGACGCTCTTTGCCCGGACGGCCGCCGAGCGCCTGCCGCGTCTGCCGGTGCGGCCGATGGAGGCGTGCGCGAAGGTGCTCGGCGGCGCGGGGCTGGCGTATTACCTTTCGCAGGTGCTGCCCGTCGCCTCGCTCGCGCGCTGGCTCTGGCTCGTGATCCTCGCGGTCGCCGGCGGGGTCGTATTCGTTTTCTACCGCCGGCTCGCCGCGCTTAACGAGAACTGGCAAAGCGATCTCACCGCCGCCTTCGACGGCGGCGCGCCGGCCACTCCGGAAGGCACCGCCGCGCTCGGCTCGCAGCCCTGGGTGGGCGACGCCCGCTCGTGGGACCTCAACGTGCAGGAATGCGTGCTGCCCGAACGCGCCGCGTGCGCCGGCCGCACGCTGGGCGAACTGGATGTGCGGGCGCGCTTCGGCTGCTCCGTCGTGGAAATCGACCGACAAGGAACCGTGCTGATCGCGCCCGATCTCGCGACCCGGCTTTACGCGGGCGACCGCCTCCTGCTGCTCGGGCGAAGCGAAAACCTCGGGCGCGCCCGTGCCGACCTGAGCGCGGGCAAAACTGCAGGCGAGACGCACAGCATTGACGAATGCCGCCTCGAATCGGTTGCGGTGCCTGCGACGTTTGCGGCTGCGCTCACGGTCGCTGAAATGCAGGACGCGGCCGGCAGCCATGTGCTCGTCGTGGGCATCGAACGGGCCGGGGTGCGCCACGTAAACCCGGTGGGCGCCGATCCGATCCGGCCGTCCGATCTTCTGCTTGTCCTCGGCGAGCCCGACAAGGTCCAGGCGCTCCGCCGCTGGCTGGCGTCCAGGTCGGAATGAGGTCCAAAGAACGTTCGCTCAGGGTAATACCGGGCGAGGCCGTGGCCAATCAGGCCGGGGTTGAAACTCGCCTCAATACGCGTAGCTCACTTTTCGGCCCGTTTGACGGGAGCCCCAGGTGTAGGCGAGCCAGGCAAATTCCTTGCGCGGATCGATCCGGTCAATGGCCGGCTGCCAGACTCCGGTGAGCCGGAAACCGGAGTCCGTGCGCTCCAGCGGATAGAGGCGATCGGGACCCGGGTCCGATGGCGCGGAGCCCGGGGGCGGGGAGTCGGGAACGGCGAAATAAATCCGGTGCAGGACGTAAACTTTTGACCACGCCCGACGCCAGGCGGCGAGATGCTCCGGCGGCACGGTGATGGTGGTGACGGGTCGCGTGTACAGGGAGCCGTAATCGTCGGGAAAAGTTTCCAGGTGCGGGCGGGCATGCTCGAACCTCGCCAGGTAATTGAATTCCACATACCGAAGCTCCCTGAAGCTCAGTCCGGAAAACGACTGGCAGAGTTCGACGAGGGCCGCCCCTTCGGTTGCGAGCGTTTCGGGCCGCATGTCGCTCCAGGCCGGAGCGTCGGCGAGAGCCTGGATCATCCGGTCGAGCTCCCCGGTGCTCCGCGAAGCATGCGAGCACCCCGCCCACAGAAGCAGCGGCGGGAGAAGCAGACCGGTGAACAGGAATCGCGCGTTCATGGGAGTAACCGGATGATCATGATGGCAGGAACAAAGAGGATCAGAAACCCGCCGCCACGCCGTCGCGGCGCGGGTCGCTGGCGGCGACGTAGCCCTGATCGGGATCGTCCGAAAGCCGCCAGATGAACTGGCCGGACCCGAATGCCATCGGATCCACACTCGTCT harbors:
- a CDS encoding succinate-semialdehyde dehdyrogenase (in Escherichia coli this enzyme appears to be an NAD+/NADP+-dependent succinate semialdehyde dehydrogenase), whose translation is MPISTVNPCTNEVVKTFDEMTPAAIETALATADQAFRSWRTTRYEDRSLLLHKVASLLREQKTELSRLITLEMGKLIAESEGEIDLSADIFDYYADHAPGLLADKPVPTRLGEAFIRHDPIGVLLGVEPWNFPFYQVARFAAPNVMIGNVVLVKHASIVPQCAIAIEEIFKEAGAPAGVYTNLLIPGGKISALVADDRIKGASLTGSEEAGASLAAAAGKSLKKSVLELGGSDAFIVLEDADIDKAVEWAWVGRMNNTGQCCVAAKRLIVVEAVAGAFTKKFVARMSNLRAGDPLDKTTQLGPLSSEEAAVHLDEQVRRTVKGGATVLLGGKRLARKGAFFEVTVLTDIKPDNPAYYEELFGPVAAIYRVADEAAAVALANDSPFGLGGSVFTRDIERGKRIAGRIDTGMVFINHPTWTAPELPFGGVKRSGYGRELSSLGVEEFVNKKLIRVSDVNDPF
- a CDS encoding sodium/hydrogen exchanger, encoding MEGIDLIQDLAITLLAAGIAGVLCKRAGLSVIVGYLLAGIVIGPYTPPFSLITDVPRIETLSQVGLTFLMFSIGLGFSLTKLRQMGAGAFVATILAALLVFNFTQLIGLIAGWSHLQGLFVAAIFMVSSSAVVAKVVRELNLDHDRTGQLAVGVTVNEDVVAVVMLAVLAGQSAAGAASVHLGSLVTGLIAFVALLLVSGLLFVPRLLRRMELAHTDPELRTLLVAGLLFLMALVAVKAGYSLALGAFLLGAIVAEMPQKPGIEKAFAGTRDMFSSVFFVSIGMMIDVRLFGEVWPAILGLGLLMIAVRVVAVWLALIAVGEPSAEARRAGLMLIPIGEFSFLTAQMGVKSGALPAKAYPVVVGISILTVFVTPFLNQHAGPLLRGCDRLEPGWFKRGLDAWHRWLAQLAGLGHGRRWWELGRHHVILLTLHLLLLTGLTTFSELIFRSIQQSPLAANLDPLGFKVIFWVVFGCVLLIPLIALWRALSALATLFARTAAERLPRLPVRPMEACAKVLGGAGLAYYLSQVLPVASLARWLWLVILAVAGGVVFVFYRRLAALNENWQSDLTAAFDGGAPATPEGTAALGSQPWVGDARSWDLNVQECVLPERAACAGRTLGELDVRARFGCSVVEIDRQGTVLIAPDLATRLYAGDRLLLLGRSENLGRARADLSAGKTAGETHSIDECRLESVAVPATFAAALTVAEMQDAAGSHVLVVGIERAGVRHVNPVGADPIRPSDLLLVLGEPDKVQALRRWLASRSE